A window of Prolixibacter sp. SD074 contains these coding sequences:
- a CDS encoding B12-binding domain-containing radical SAM protein, whose protein sequence is MNVLLVNPQCADTFWSFKYALRFIARKVANPPLGLLTVSALLPAAWEKKLVDMNLSPLREEDVRRADLVFISAMDIQRHSVLNIIRMCRNLNKKMVAGGPLFTSEPEEWPMIDYLVLNEAEITLSKFLEDLEKGTPKHLYQTNEFPSLNTSPVPDYYLLNLNRYATPSLQYSRGCPFDCEFCDITALFGRKVRTKTAEQVVAELENLFRLNHRGNIFFVDDNFIGNKARLKKELLPKLIAWMEKRNYPFRFNTEASINLADDEELMRLMGKAGFESVFVGIETPEQASLAGCNKMQNTGRNLVEDVRKMQRFGLQVSGGFIVGFDHDSPSVFQRQIDFIQQSGIVTAMVGLLNAPKKTKLYQRLKDEKRLLDVSSGNNTDFSMNFIPRMNIDFLMEGYRQVLKEIYSYKPYYQRVRQFLKIYKPGLHFHRKMTFGNIKALIRSMLVLGVLKQGQFYYWRLFAWTIFHCPENFPEAITLAIYGYHFRKIYSIA, encoded by the coding sequence ATGAATGTTCTTTTAGTTAACCCGCAATGTGCCGATACGTTCTGGAGTTTTAAATATGCACTTCGGTTTATCGCCCGGAAGGTCGCCAATCCGCCTTTGGGATTGTTGACTGTTTCGGCGTTATTGCCGGCGGCATGGGAGAAAAAACTGGTCGATATGAATTTATCTCCCTTGCGGGAAGAGGATGTTCGGCGCGCCGATTTGGTATTCATCAGTGCCATGGATATTCAGCGACATTCGGTATTAAATATCATTCGGATGTGCCGTAACCTGAATAAAAAAATGGTGGCAGGCGGGCCACTCTTTACCAGTGAGCCGGAAGAATGGCCCATGATTGATTACCTGGTGTTGAATGAAGCAGAAATAACCCTTTCCAAATTTTTGGAGGACTTGGAGAAAGGAACTCCTAAACACCTGTATCAAACCAACGAGTTCCCTTCACTCAATACTTCACCGGTACCGGATTATTATCTTTTGAACCTGAACCGATACGCCACACCGAGCCTGCAGTATTCGCGCGGATGCCCGTTCGATTGTGAGTTTTGTGATATCACCGCACTGTTTGGGCGTAAGGTTCGTACCAAAACAGCTGAACAGGTAGTTGCTGAACTGGAAAACCTGTTCCGGTTAAATCACCGGGGAAACATCTTTTTTGTGGATGATAATTTCATTGGGAACAAAGCACGGCTGAAAAAAGAGCTTCTTCCGAAATTGATTGCCTGGATGGAAAAACGAAATTATCCTTTCCGGTTCAATACCGAAGCGAGCATTAATCTGGCTGATGATGAAGAGCTGATGCGCCTGATGGGGAAGGCCGGATTTGAAAGTGTGTTCGTGGGAATTGAAACACCCGAACAGGCCAGCCTGGCAGGATGCAACAAAATGCAGAATACCGGACGGAACCTGGTGGAAGATGTCCGGAAAATGCAACGATTTGGGCTGCAGGTTTCGGGTGGGTTTATAGTCGGTTTTGACCATGATTCCCCATCTGTTTTTCAACGTCAGATTGATTTTATTCAGCAGAGCGGTATCGTGACTGCCATGGTTGGCTTGTTGAATGCGCCAAAGAAAACCAAACTGTACCAGCGGCTTAAAGATGAGAAGCGCCTGTTGGATGTGAGTTCGGGAAACAATACAGACTTTAGTATGAATTTTATCCCCCGGATGAACATCGATTTTCTGATGGAAGGATACCGTCAGGTGCTGAAGGAAATTTATAGTTACAAACCCTATTATCAACGAGTCCGGCAATTCTTGAAGATTTATAAGCCAGGGCTGCATTTCCACCGGAAAATGACCTTCGGCAACATAAAGGCGTTAATACGTTCCATGTTAGTTTTGGGAGTATTGAAACAAGGTCAGTTCTATTACTGGAGGTTGTTTGCCTGGACCATTTTTCATTGCCCTGAAAACTTCCCCGAAGCGATTACACTAGCCATCTATGGCTATCATTTTCGTAAGATTTATTCCATCGCTTAA
- a CDS encoding NAD(P)/FAD-dependent oxidoreductase — MSANIPGYDGKRLVILGGGFAGLTLARKLAKSEFQIVLVNKHNYHQFQPLLYQVATAGLEPSAIAFPLRKVFQDNQNVHFRKAEIQSVDFDSKVVHTSVGTIHYDYLVNAMGAGTNFFGNKEIQKRSWGLKSIPESLALRNHILMNLERASSIDDEKKRQELLTIVIVGGGPTGVEVAGALAEMRKWIIPRDYHEIDHKKVKIAVVEASGKLLGHMSEKSHKAAEDFLKSLEVEVYNGIAVDSYNGDEVTLSNGEKLPCNTLVWAAGVKGMPVKGIPAELIDKRDRIAVDEFNCIKGQEHEFAIGDIATMQTEKYPHGHPQVAQVAIQQSSLLAKNLLRLEKNVPLKPFRYSDKGTMATVGRNKAVVDLPFYSFRGFWAWLVWMFVHLMAIVGVKNRLLIFINWVWNYVFYDQSLRLIISPAKHPKHKEVPPANQMETSSN, encoded by the coding sequence ATGAGTGCAAATATTCCGGGCTACGACGGTAAGCGGCTGGTTATTCTGGGAGGTGGTTTTGCAGGGCTTACCCTCGCCCGAAAACTGGCGAAAAGTGAGTTTCAGATTGTTTTGGTTAACAAGCATAATTATCACCAGTTTCAACCTTTGTTATATCAAGTGGCAACAGCAGGCCTTGAGCCTAGTGCCATCGCTTTTCCGTTAAGGAAAGTTTTTCAGGACAACCAGAATGTTCATTTTCGCAAAGCGGAAATACAAAGTGTGGATTTCGACAGTAAGGTAGTACATACCAGTGTAGGAACGATTCATTATGACTACCTGGTGAATGCCATGGGAGCCGGAACCAACTTCTTTGGCAATAAAGAGATTCAGAAGCGTTCGTGGGGGTTAAAGAGTATACCCGAATCGTTGGCCTTGCGCAACCACATCCTGATGAATCTTGAACGGGCTTCCAGTATCGATGATGAGAAGAAACGGCAGGAATTACTGACCATCGTGATTGTGGGGGGCGGCCCGACGGGGGTGGAAGTGGCTGGTGCGTTAGCCGAAATGCGCAAATGGATTATTCCACGCGATTACCACGAGATTGACCACAAGAAGGTGAAAATAGCCGTGGTAGAAGCTTCCGGTAAGCTATTGGGACATATGTCGGAGAAATCGCACAAAGCAGCCGAGGATTTTCTTAAATCGCTGGAGGTTGAGGTGTATAACGGCATTGCGGTGGATTCGTATAATGGAGACGAGGTAACGCTTTCGAATGGCGAAAAACTGCCCTGCAATACATTGGTGTGGGCGGCAGGTGTGAAAGGAATGCCGGTAAAAGGGATTCCCGCAGAACTGATTGATAAACGTGATCGCATAGCCGTTGATGAGTTCAATTGCATAAAAGGGCAGGAGCATGAGTTTGCCATCGGTGATATAGCGACAATGCAAACAGAAAAGTATCCGCATGGTCATCCGCAGGTGGCGCAGGTGGCGATTCAGCAGTCAAGTTTGTTAGCGAAAAATCTCCTGCGCCTTGAAAAAAATGTGCCGTTGAAACCATTCCGATATAGTGATAAAGGAACCATGGCTACTGTTGGGCGCAACAAGGCGGTAGTTGATTTGCCTTTTTACAGTTTTCGCGGATTCTGGGCCTGGCTGGTCTGGATGTTTGTCCACCTGATGGCTATCGTAGGCGTAAAAAACCGGTTGCTTATTTTCATCAACTGGGTTTGGAACTATGTATTCTACGACCAGTCGTTGCGGCTGATTATCTCGCCGGCCAAACACCCGAAGCACAAAGAAGTGCCGCCAGCCAATCAAATGGAAACGTCATCGAATTGA
- a CDS encoding MarC family protein, whose product MNHLLSFSLTVFMGFFAIMNPITNIPIFLSLTDEADFPTRKRIAKSATFTAFIIVLCFIVVGKYIFMVFGLTIPGFKIAGGILVFFVGFEMLQSKKSTIHHSDKIAIDEGMAISPLAIPILAGPGTIVTAMNYVTESNGWHVVITSVIFGVMILLTYLAFVYSDYILRLVGHKIIVVMSKIMGLILGIIGANMVTEGVRIAFHLGGTS is encoded by the coding sequence ATGAATCATCTCCTCAGTTTTTCGCTCACTGTATTCATGGGATTTTTCGCCATCATGAATCCCATTACGAACATTCCGATTTTTTTAAGCCTGACTGATGAAGCGGATTTTCCCACCCGCAAACGGATCGCGAAATCGGCTACATTCACTGCATTCATTATCGTGCTCTGCTTTATCGTCGTCGGAAAATATATCTTTATGGTTTTCGGACTTACGATTCCCGGTTTCAAAATTGCCGGTGGAATCCTGGTATTTTTTGTAGGCTTCGAAATGTTGCAGTCCAAAAAATCCACCATCCACCATTCCGACAAGATTGCCATTGATGAAGGGATGGCTATTTCACCGCTGGCTATTCCCATTCTGGCCGGACCGGGAACGATCGTCACTGCTATGAACTACGTAACAGAGAGCAATGGCTGGCACGTGGTTATCACGTCGGTTATTTTTGGCGTGATGATTCTCCTCACCTACCTCGCTTTCGTCTACAGCGACTACATCCTTCGGCTGGTAGGTCACAAAATCATCGTGGTGATGAGTAAGATTATGGGACTGATTCTGGGCATCATCGGGGCCAACATGGTTACCGAAGGAGTCCGGATTGCTTTCCATCTGGGCGGCACGTCATAA
- a CDS encoding DMT family transporter, with protein MNKLLLVFLIMVVGSLVAWQGAINAQLGKMLSHPLQAAFISFLGGTLALAAALFIMQIGFPSLHAVKGIPPYLMIGGLLGAIFVTSVILFIPKIGVANVLIAAVAGQLILSLIIDNYGLLGVPKQPIAVSRVAGTLLVIAGLYLVNKK; from the coding sequence ATGAATAAACTACTGTTAGTCTTTTTGATAATGGTTGTGGGGAGCCTGGTTGCCTGGCAGGGAGCCATCAATGCCCAATTGGGAAAAATGTTGTCCCATCCGTTGCAGGCCGCTTTTATCTCCTTCCTGGGAGGAACTTTGGCGCTTGCTGCTGCATTGTTTATCATGCAAATTGGTTTTCCATCTCTTCATGCAGTGAAAGGCATCCCGCCATATTTGATGATTGGCGGCTTGCTCGGAGCCATATTCGTCACCAGTGTCATTTTGTTTATACCCAAAATCGGTGTGGCTAATGTATTGATTGCAGCGGTGGCGGGCCAACTCATTTTGTCGCTCATTATTGATAATTATGGTTTGCTGGGCGTCCCGAAACAACCAATTGCAGTCAGCCGCGTTGCCGGAACACTGTTGGTGATTGCCGGCCTGTATTTGGTGAATAAGAAGTAG
- the alr gene encoding alanine racemase — MQETSVITLKESALINNIRFLKKKLGKNVKISSVVKANAYGHGIEQMVPMLEKAGINHFSVFNFDEAQRVCRSLTKKSTVVIMGYISNEHLREAIEKNFEFFVFNLERLEVALEEARNLGKPAKIHIEVETGMNRTGLNMNELIEAINVIKMQPENFEVEGFCTHLAGAESVSNYVRIQKQIKRYRQMSAILEKSDIRPRYRHVANSAAAFVYPAARFDLVRIGIMQYGFWPSAETFIHFINHKKNRTDPLHRILGWESKVMSVKIIKTGEFVGYGNHFLAQQETLTALVPVGYATGYSRSLSNKGRVLIRGRSCNVIGVVNMNMVVVDISAIPEVKIGDQVVIIGRQGDTEINVSAFSDISNALNYEVLSRLPLNIERRVIPAE; from the coding sequence ATGCAGGAAACCTCCGTCATTACGCTAAAAGAAAGCGCCCTCATCAACAATATCCGGTTTTTGAAAAAAAAGCTCGGAAAAAATGTCAAAATATCCTCGGTTGTCAAAGCCAATGCGTATGGCCATGGCATTGAGCAGATGGTTCCCATGCTTGAAAAAGCCGGAATTAATCATTTTTCTGTTTTCAATTTCGACGAAGCACAACGGGTTTGCCGCAGCCTGACAAAAAAAAGTACGGTGGTTATTATGGGGTACATCTCCAACGAACACTTACGCGAAGCCATCGAAAAAAATTTTGAGTTTTTTGTCTTCAACCTGGAACGGTTGGAAGTAGCACTTGAAGAAGCGCGCAATTTGGGCAAACCCGCCAAAATCCACATTGAAGTGGAGACTGGTATGAACCGGACCGGCCTTAACATGAATGAGCTGATTGAAGCCATCAATGTCATCAAAATGCAACCAGAGAATTTTGAGGTAGAGGGTTTCTGTACACATCTCGCTGGCGCGGAAAGTGTTTCGAACTATGTTCGTATCCAAAAGCAAATAAAGCGTTACCGGCAAATGAGCGCTATCCTGGAAAAAAGCGATATCAGGCCTCGTTACAGGCACGTGGCCAACTCAGCTGCTGCCTTTGTCTATCCGGCAGCACGGTTCGATTTGGTACGCATTGGTATTATGCAATATGGCTTTTGGCCGAGTGCAGAAACTTTTATCCACTTTATTAACCACAAGAAAAACCGTACCGATCCGTTACACCGGATTTTAGGTTGGGAAAGCAAAGTGATGTCCGTTAAAATTATTAAAACAGGCGAATTTGTTGGCTACGGAAACCATTTTCTGGCACAGCAGGAAACCCTCACGGCACTTGTCCCGGTAGGATATGCCACTGGCTACAGCCGATCACTGAGCAACAAAGGACGGGTGCTCATTCGTGGCCGTAGCTGCAATGTGATTGGTGTGGTAAACATGAACATGGTTGTTGTCGACATCTCGGCAATTCCTGAAGTCAAAATCGGCGACCAGGTAGTTATCATCGGGCGACAGGGCGACACCGAAATCAACGTATCGGCCTTTAGCGATATCAGCAATGCCCTTAACTACGAAGTCCTTTCGCGGCTTCCACTGAACATCGAAAGAAGAGTAATTCCGGCTGAATAA
- a CDS encoding amidohydrolase, with protein sequence MSTIQDIIELRHTLHQHPELSNREKQTSARIREFVQRYHPDKTIDISHTGKAFVFEGKHPGPTVMFRAELDALPIPEHTDVPYASQNDGVSHACGHDGHMSMVAGLAPFIAENRPEKGRAILLFQPAEEVEQGARDVVESAAFADIAPDYIFGLHNIPGIPKGEIVLRKGTFSAASKGMIIRLTGKTSHAAEPENGISPVRAIEQIIHGLSEIAENKSAFSNLALLTIVHIRMGEVTFGTTPGDAEVMVTLRAYENNDMQKMTRLAEQVVEKAADSKRLKHVISYIEDFPALVNDDQCVDMLEDAARKTGLTFGYREQPFKWSEDFSYYTQKYKGGFFGLGSGPGQPQLHNPEFNFPDDILGAGMNIFQVLYKMLLT encoded by the coding sequence ATGTCAACCATTCAGGACATCATCGAACTAAGACATACTTTGCACCAACACCCCGAATTATCGAACCGGGAAAAGCAGACCTCAGCCCGGATCCGCGAATTCGTGCAGCGCTACCACCCCGATAAAACCATCGATATAAGCCACACCGGAAAAGCCTTCGTTTTCGAAGGGAAGCATCCCGGCCCTACCGTGATGTTTCGCGCTGAGCTCGATGCATTGCCCATTCCGGAACACACCGATGTACCTTACGCCTCGCAAAATGACGGAGTATCTCACGCTTGCGGGCACGACGGACATATGTCGATGGTGGCTGGCCTCGCACCTTTCATTGCTGAAAATCGTCCGGAGAAAGGCAGGGCCATATTGCTCTTTCAACCAGCTGAAGAAGTGGAGCAGGGCGCCCGCGATGTAGTTGAATCAGCGGCGTTCGCCGATATAGCGCCCGATTATATTTTCGGATTGCACAACATTCCGGGTATCCCGAAGGGAGAAATTGTTTTACGCAAAGGCACTTTTTCGGCAGCATCCAAAGGAATGATCATCCGGTTAACGGGAAAAACATCCCATGCGGCCGAGCCGGAAAATGGAATCAGCCCGGTGAGAGCCATCGAACAAATCATTCACGGACTATCGGAAATTGCCGAAAATAAATCAGCATTCAGCAACCTTGCCCTCCTTACCATTGTGCACATCCGCATGGGCGAGGTTACTTTTGGCACCACACCGGGCGACGCTGAAGTGATGGTTACCCTTCGTGCCTACGAGAACAACGACATGCAGAAAATGACGCGGCTTGCCGAGCAGGTAGTTGAAAAAGCCGCCGATAGCAAACGACTGAAACATGTCATCTCCTATATCGAAGATTTCCCGGCACTGGTCAATGATGACCAATGTGTCGACATGCTGGAGGATGCAGCACGGAAAACGGGACTGACTTTCGGGTACAGGGAACAACCTTTTAAATGGTCAGAAGACTTCTCCTATTATACGCAGAAGTACAAAGGTGGCTTCTTCGGGCTAGGCTCCGGCCCCGGGCAACCTCAGTTGCACAATCCCGAATTCAATTTCCCGGATGATATATTAGGTGCCGGGATGAATATTTTTCAAGTACTCTACAAAATGTTGCTAACCTAA
- a CDS encoding NAD-dependent epimerase/dehydratase family protein has protein sequence MKTSVQIDSSKPILVTGGSGYVASWILKQLLDEGYNVRTTVRNKSNTAKYQHLLDIANESKGKLELFEADLMKEGTFLEAMKNCELLFHSASPFKIVRFHFKNEGLCQPFRTSSN, from the coding sequence ATGAAGACAAGTGTGCAAATTGATTCCTCCAAACCGATTCTCGTAACAGGTGGTTCGGGCTATGTAGCTTCATGGATATTGAAGCAGTTGCTCGACGAAGGCTACAACGTAAGAACAACCGTTCGCAATAAATCGAATACCGCCAAATATCAGCACCTGCTGGATATAGCCAATGAATCCAAAGGAAAATTGGAATTATTCGAGGCTGACCTGATGAAGGAAGGGACCTTCCTGGAAGCCATGAAAAATTGCGAGTTGCTGTTTCATTCCGCTTCACCTTTCAAAATTGTTCGTTTTCATTTTAAAAATGAAGGTTTATGTCAACCATTCAGGACATCATCGAACTAA
- a CDS encoding pyruvate, water dikinase regulatory protein yields MENVEKKPADKLFVVSGGRGVAGHTMVQSLLIQYPDNKIPVIIIPNVQSNEKIKEVVLRAKKTNALITHTMVNSDLRHELLKSCREEGVEEIDFMGPLANYLENKIGLISVNVPGLYRRINAQYYDRIEAIEYALNQDDGLNPRRLKDAEIILTGVSRSGKTPLSVYISMFGWKVANVPLVKGIAPPEELFNVDPRRVFGLSINISYLVAQRHKRLSQLGYGSNPSYTDKRIVNDELQYAKMIFERGGFTVINVTNKPIETSANEIIGHIYGRFGEQERKHQKPSDN; encoded by the coding sequence ATGGAAAACGTTGAGAAAAAACCGGCCGATAAACTTTTTGTAGTTTCCGGAGGCCGGGGAGTTGCCGGCCACACCATGGTCCAGTCCCTCCTTATTCAGTATCCTGATAACAAAATCCCGGTTATCATTATTCCAAATGTCCAAAGCAATGAAAAAATCAAAGAGGTGGTTTTGCGGGCCAAAAAGACCAACGCTTTAATTACGCACACCATGGTCAACTCCGATCTGCGGCATGAACTGCTAAAGTCCTGCCGGGAAGAAGGTGTAGAGGAAATCGATTTCATGGGGCCTCTGGCCAATTACCTGGAGAACAAAATTGGTTTGATAAGTGTGAATGTACCCGGTCTTTACAGGCGTATCAATGCGCAATATTACGACCGTATTGAGGCCATTGAATATGCTTTGAACCAGGATGACGGCTTAAATCCCAGGCGGCTAAAAGACGCGGAAATTATACTGACCGGTGTCTCACGGAGCGGTAAAACCCCCCTCTCGGTGTATATATCGATGTTTGGCTGGAAAGTAGCCAATGTCCCGCTGGTAAAGGGCATAGCACCTCCCGAAGAACTGTTCAATGTTGACCCACGTCGGGTTTTCGGTCTTTCCATTAACATCAGCTATCTAGTCGCACAGCGACATAAACGACTTTCGCAACTGGGGTATGGTAGCAATCCAAGCTATACCGACAAACGTATCGTTAATGATGAATTGCAATACGCCAAAATGATTTTCGAACGTGGTGGTTTTACCGTCATCAATGTGACCAACAAACCCATCGAAACCAGCGCTAACGAAATTATCGGGCACATTTACGGGCGGTTTGGGGAACAGGAACGAAAACATCAAAAACCATCGGATAATTAA
- a CDS encoding alpha/beta fold hydrolase: protein MKKTAFHTSILLITFAMFACKQKPAEPQRTVKQYSIDQFYKNKSIFGGQFNADEPKLLICSNESGIYNLYEINLDDGTKQQITDSRVESIFPVDYVPGTDQIIYSADKGGNEISHLYLLSPDSTVVDLTPAEKEKANFAGWNKDKTAMYYLSNKRDPRFFDLYKMKIGDWKPEMIYQNNDGLEIDGISWDEKYLALTQNITTSETKLFLTGMKNGQRTEISQPDFPGIYAASGFSKDGSSFFYRTDADSEFMDLVKYNIADGSREPLYQTDWDVAFSYNSENEKYRVIGVNEDARTKIIVMDNATGQEVTFPDIPDGNILGVSISDNEDMMRLSVGTSKAPTNIYVYNFETKDLKKLTNSLNPDINPDDLVSAEVVRFNSFDSLKIPAIFYKPVNASADNKVPALIWVHGGPGGQSRTGYFALIQYLVNHDYAILAVNNRGSSGYGKTFYKMDDQNHGDKDLMDCIYGKKYLQTLDYIDPEKIGIIGGSYGGYMTMAAMTFHPDEFKVGVDLFGVTNWLRTLKSIPSYWESFRKALYAEMGDPFTADSVRLYNISPLFHADQIKNPVMVLQGKNDPRVLQVESDEIVNAMKQNNVPVEYVVFPDEGHGFRKKENEISGYGKILTFLDAYLKGSNKNNAEMKQ, encoded by the coding sequence ATGAAAAAAACAGCCTTTCACACTTCCATTCTGCTGATAACGTTTGCTATGTTTGCCTGCAAACAGAAACCGGCAGAACCTCAACGCACGGTAAAACAGTATTCCATCGATCAGTTTTACAAGAATAAATCCATTTTTGGAGGACAGTTTAATGCCGATGAACCCAAACTACTGATATGCAGCAATGAATCAGGGATTTACAACTTGTACGAAATCAACCTCGATGATGGAACGAAACAGCAAATAACCGATTCCAGGGTCGAGTCTATTTTCCCGGTTGACTATGTTCCGGGAACCGACCAAATCATCTATTCAGCCGATAAAGGTGGGAATGAAATCAGTCATCTCTATCTGCTTTCGCCTGACAGCACCGTTGTGGATTTGACGCCGGCCGAAAAGGAGAAAGCCAATTTCGCCGGCTGGAATAAAGATAAAACAGCCATGTATTACCTGTCGAATAAGCGCGATCCGCGTTTCTTCGATTTATATAAAATGAAAATCGGCGACTGGAAGCCGGAAATGATTTATCAAAACAACGATGGACTCGAGATTGACGGTATCTCCTGGGATGAGAAATACCTGGCACTGACACAAAATATTACGACCAGTGAAACCAAACTCTTCCTCACAGGTATGAAAAACGGACAACGCACGGAGATTTCCCAGCCCGATTTCCCGGGTATTTATGCTGCATCGGGCTTTAGCAAAGATGGCAGTTCCTTCTTCTACCGTACCGATGCCGATTCGGAGTTCATGGACCTCGTAAAATACAATATTGCTGACGGAAGCCGCGAGCCGCTTTATCAAACCGACTGGGACGTTGCATTCAGCTACAATTCGGAGAACGAAAAATACCGCGTAATTGGTGTGAATGAGGATGCCCGAACCAAAATTATTGTAATGGATAATGCTACAGGACAGGAAGTCACCTTTCCGGATATTCCTGATGGAAATATTCTTGGTGTATCCATTTCGGATAACGAAGACATGATGCGTCTTTCGGTTGGAACGTCCAAGGCTCCCACCAACATTTATGTCTATAATTTCGAAACGAAGGATCTGAAAAAACTGACCAACTCGCTGAACCCGGACATCAACCCGGATGATTTGGTTTCAGCTGAAGTGGTACGGTTCAACTCTTTCGATAGCTTGAAAATACCGGCTATCTTCTATAAGCCCGTCAATGCATCTGCCGACAACAAAGTGCCTGCGTTGATTTGGGTACACGGAGGCCCGGGAGGTCAGTCCCGAACCGGTTACTTCGCACTGATTCAATACCTGGTGAACCACGATTACGCGATCCTTGCGGTGAATAACCGGGGCAGCAGTGGCTATGGAAAAACCTTCTACAAGATGGATGATCAGAATCACGGAGATAAAGATTTAATGGACTGCATCTACGGCAAAAAGTACCTGCAAACACTCGATTACATCGATCCGGAAAAAATTGGAATCATCGGCGGTTCTTATGGCGGTTACATGACCATGGCTGCCATGACCTTCCATCCGGATGAGTTCAAAGTGGGTGTCGATTTGTTTGGCGTTACCAACTGGTTGCGTACCCTGAAGTCCATTCCGTCTTACTGGGAATCTTTCCGGAAAGCGCTTTATGCCGAGATGGGTGATCCTTTCACTGCTGATTCGGTTCGTCTCTACAATATTTCGCCACTGTTCCATGCCGACCAGATCAAAAATCCGGTGATGGTGCTGCAGGGTAAAAACGACCCACGTGTGCTGCAGGTCGAATCGGATGAAATTGTCAACGCGATGAAACAGAACAATGTTCCGGTCGAATATGTCGTCTTCCCCGATGAGGGCCATGGTTTCAGAAAAAAAGAAAATGAAATTAGCGGTTACGGAAAAATCCTGACTTTCCTTGATGCCTATCTGAAAGGTTCAAATAAAAATAACGCTGAGATGAAACAATAG